The Eleginops maclovinus isolate JMC-PN-2008 ecotype Puerto Natales chromosome 3, JC_Emac_rtc_rv5, whole genome shotgun sequence genome includes a region encoding these proteins:
- the sh3d21 gene encoding SH3 domain-containing protein 21, with protein sequence MEVLVLLEFEGTMGDEITLKMGDVVKNVTKASEEGWLEGELRGKRGIFPANFTKEVPVYLIGDSTREPRSLRKTKWKKQTRKCEVTFAYNPLNEDELQLVVGETIEILREIEDGWWMGVNNGKLGVFPSNFVTEIFVSPKDSKYNEGKSRPKLTDAVFNKEGISQRASVRSKAKTVVECCQVMFDYKAKTEDELDLNKGDTVVILRKETEDEGWWEGEINGRCGFFPDNFVMLIPPMDSLQSGTTNQPPARNISKKLPVKTEASAMDKSGSTKTKDYKPEVKDLRSNPPTKFKLPSITKPIPPPVKDKPNKVSSKTNGDAAPKHSEEKETDQFDGVDVQTDKLSHPTANRAKPPHRRPPTGLVTAAHATDQTEPEILPKTFPMDKLPDLQKGKENLLPFPAKPDYRSKTPPPLRPAPPQKVLEGITATHKEEPTMLALQAEIKELRMSLELLQTRHDRDMQEVKEELREERDKRMALQDEVHSLRMKH encoded by the exons ATGG AGGTGCTAGTGCTGCTCGAATTCGAGGGCACCATGGGAGACGAGATCACACTGAAGATGGGGGATGTGGTCAAAAACGTCACTAAGGCCAGCGAGGAGGGATGGCTGGAGGGGGAgctgagaggaaagagaggcaTCTTTCCTGCTAACTTCACCAAG GAGGTGCCAGTATATTTGATAGGTGACAGCACGAGGGAACCACGGAGCCTCAGAAAAA cAAAGTGGAAGAAGCAGACGAGGAAATGCGAGGTTACGTTTGCCTACAACCCCTTGAATGaggatgagctgcagctggtgGTTGGGGAGACGATAGAGATCCTCCGCGAG ATTGAAGATGGATGGTGGATGGGGGTAAATAATGGCAAATTGGGAGTATTTCCATCAAACTTTGTCACAGAGATTTTTGTTTCCCCTAAAG ACAGCAAATACAATGAGGGCAAGTCAAGACCCAAGCTCACAGATGCAGTGTTCAACAAGGAG GGCATTTCTCAAAGAGCAAGCGTCAGGAGCAAAGCAAAAACCG TGGTGGAGTGTTGCCAAGTCATGTTTGACTACAAGGCCAAAACGGAGGATGAGTTGGATCTAAATAAAGGAGACACTGTTGTTATCCTGAGAAAG GAAACAGAAGATGAAGGCTGGTGGGAGGGAGAGATAAACGGGCGATGCGGCTTCTTTCCGGATAATTTCGTCATGCTGATACCACCAATGGACAGTCTGCAA TCTGGGACCACAAACCAACCGCCTGCACGCAACATCAGCAAGAAACTGCCAG TAAAGACAGAGGCCTCAGCGATGGACAAAAGTGgttcaacaaagacaaaag ATTATAAACCAGAGGTCAAGGACCTGAGAAGCAATCCTCCAACCAAATTCAAGCTGCCGTCCATCACCAAGCCCATCCCGCCTCCAGTCAAAGACAAACCTAACAAGGTTTCATCCAA AACCAATGGCGATGCGGCACCAAAACATTCGGAGGAGAAAGAGACGGACCAGTTTGATGGAGTGGACGTGCAGACTGATAAGCTCTCCCACCCGACAGCAAACAGAGCCAAACCCCCGCATAGGAGACCACCGACTGGCCTGGTTACAGCAGCACAC GCTACTGACCAAACAGAACCAGAAATATTGCCCAAGACGTTTCCGATGGACAAATTACCTGACTTGCAAAAG GGTAAAGAAAACCTCCTGCCATTTCCTGCAAAGCCGGATTATAGGTCCAAGACGCCACCTCCGCTTCGACCAGCACCACCCCAAAAAGTTTTGGAAGGCATAACAGCGACCCATAAAGAAGAGCCAACGATGTTAGCCCTGCAGGCGGAGATCAAAGAACTGAGGATGTCTCTGGAGCTGCTACAGACACGACACGA CCGAGACATGCAGGAAGTGAAAGAAGaactgagggaggagagagacaaaCGAATGGCACTGCAG GATGAAGTACACAGTTTGAGGATGAAGCATTAA